The following are encoded in a window of Diorhabda sublineata isolate icDioSubl1.1 chromosome 5, icDioSubl1.1, whole genome shotgun sequence genomic DNA:
- the LOC130444407 gene encoding DC-STAMP domain-containing protein 2-like: protein MAFVRLLLTSQRLQSYKNALIEEKQEAIKYETTKRRRFKFAYVGIKIQQRLKQLRRRIGYCCCCKKFCFNLKHSGSVQNYVFKSIVGFFGGLFLTYILFMFFIFQLNLTFSTATIICSILGCILVNGLAFSSKVRCVVLLTLPHFFSERGRQLLVAYALILVVSGPVKNILNNLGILSESLACGQEQLKSIVRQIVEVIKKPFYALKDAIKKVIETVKKIIKKIKEILIKIKRIVMAILRVIKAAFMFLAKIINICNKELGTPFERCSRVFDNAITDCNAKLGSFFSWMCSITYIVKSVCYLVKIFDFVCMIVDFFKDSIIGVVVRKIKGFIRHIRTMFYVRIRFSHSYHFESKASKSISVISKEILEEIRERTRVLSTVFNFFSSTASLFFIFMIVKVIIYRYRFLTNDSFDNKFITKDFFKIDMKRAKINRETVLPLNSRERKIYVNIKSTKLTDVEKKKLKKAVTTLATINMKAAIYIGIDYCLYWILNLISYYGRFQSKVQAPNIPSPHISGKGLLADLLRSIVLAFQPMGLQIEVDTVPCLPTPLPPDLDRYIQIAALLMLCWLLTLFEPYGLRFRTFIMCYYHPLRGKQRAIWLYNNILRKRTSFLKFARRQLRRTVLSDKTVEKVKISEFLAANFRCFAMCLDKQQLACLLCGKIFRENDTEKPIRCQTPNCPGLYCEECFADLRNLCTVCLSPIDYGDLSDLSEEKDSSEEEIPPIRERKIKDGKRKQTKRCISAFKICSRKRETLEEEPLLPITAQDKQKRGFFTRIFCREQKKNSAQIEDFPLYKQKSKSHVSKLSQVEFNEEEEGNVEEYSSKEELEEADMEVVNLLESTDTETDSGQVTGTDTSTDYSYSYQYSKDKNGIDPLEIPSRDVEKQSIPDYASMDSFRQGIDQYKQEFTSDEENVSLVSNGNDTDIEENEELQRLLVGTDSSKISTSDGTLDNTSAQKSFTELTSTEKVEERIDIGTTISGDTMARLRQNQHIEFIGVKNTDMEKSKIKRKRKKKPKNDDSICSCLDSEDAIRYLEKPSAAVIRKSTTFTSTQRERRPNRKRRLCECRQKMCKCNISLSSDEPNSSDSFPFKSSTDLSSSLHHKREENYEEFEMKEKEERHKSTQVRQKPRKPNMLKMFMKKIRPKIYAIDTRADNKKTKNIIRTTEMKILCGCTLRDRKRNTDIRHECEVEDIVRWGRKRRRAWNEHVGRMTKERLEKMARDGKPGTRRPLERPTKRWIDSWTSTSQG from the exons atggcGTTTGTACGATTGCTTCTAACTTCCCAAAGACTGCAAAGCTATAAGAATGCATTAATAGAGGAAAAGCAAGAAGCTATTAAATATGAAACTACGAAAAGAAGAAGGTTCAAATTTGCCTATGTTGGAATCAAAATTCAACAACGATTAAAACAATTAAGGAGAAGAATAGGATACTGTTGTTGTTGCAAAAAATTTTGCTTTAATCTGAAACATTCGGGAAGCGTGCAGAACTATGTTTTCAAAAGTATCGTTGGGTTTTTCGGAGGATTATTTTTGACTTATATATTgtttatgtttttcatttttcaattgaatttaacTTTTTCCACTGCTACTATCATATGCTCCATTTTGGGATGCATTTTGGTTAACGGATTGGCCTTCAGTTCTAAAGTCAG GTGTGTGGTGTTATTAACATTGCCTCATTTTTTCTCCGAAAGAGGTCGCCAATTACTAGTTGCTTATGCTTTAATTTTGGTTGTTTCTGGtcctgttaaaaatattttaaataatcttgGGATTCTGAGTGAGTCTCTTGCATGTGGACAA gagCAACTTAAATCAATTGTTAGACAAATCGTGGAAGttataaaaaaaccattttatgCTCTAAAAGATGCTATTAAAAAGGTAATAGAAACTGTGaagaaaatcatcaaaaaaatcaaagaaatattaataaaaataaaaagaattgttATGGCGATAC TTAGAGTGATAAAAGCAGCTTTTATGTTTCTGGcgaagataataaatatttgcaaTAAAGAGCTCGGTACACCTTTTGAAAGATGTAGCAGAGTTTTTGACAACGCGATTACCGACTGCAATGCTAAACTGGGCTCTTTCTTCAGCTGGATGTGTTCTATCACATATATAGTTAAATCTGTCTGCTACTTAGTGAAGATATTCGATTTTGTCTGTATGatcgttgattttttcaaagatTCAATTATCGGTGTAGTAGTCAGAA aaataaaaggATTCATACGACACATACGTACAATGTTCTACGTTAGGATAAGATTTTCACACTCGTACCATTTTGAAAGTAAAGCTTCGAAGAGTATATCTGTGATATCTAAGGAAATATTGGAGGAAATAAGAGAAAGAACACGGGTTCTTTCGactgttttcaattttttttcgtcgACAGCTTCGTTGTTCTTCATATTTATGATTGTGAA AGTTATCATTTATAGATACAGATTCCTGACAAATGATAGCTTCGACAACAAATTCATTAccaaagattttttcaaaattgatatgaAAAGGGCGAAAATTAATAGAGAAACAGTTCTTCCACTCAATTCAAGGGAACGGAAGATATATGTTAAT ataaaatcaacaaaattaactGATGttgagaagaaaaaattgaagaaagcTGTAACAACTTTGGCTACTATCAACATGAAGGCCGCAATTTACATTGGTATAGATTACTGTTTATActggattttgaatttaataagcTATTATGGAAGGTTTCAGTCCAAGGTTCAAG CACCGAATATACCTTCTCCTCATATAAGTGGTAAAGGACTATTAGCTGATCTTCTGAGAAGTATTGTTTTGGCGTTTCAACCAATGGGTTTACAAATTGAAGTCGATACAGTACCATGTTTGCCTACCCCTTTGCCACCTGATTTAGATCGCTACATTCAGATAG cTGCGTTATTGATGCTTTGTTGGTTACTGACTCTTTTCGAACCTTATGGTTTAAGATTTAGGACATTTATAATGTGCTATTATCATCCGCTAAGAGGGAAACAAAGGGCAATTtggttatataataatattttgagaaaaaggACATCGTTTTTGAAATTTGCAAGAAGACAGCTAAGAAGAACAGTACTTTCCGACAAAACAGTTGAAAAAGTTAAGATATCAGAGTTTTTGGCAGCTAATTTCAG gtGTTTTGCAATGTGTCTGGATAAACAGCAATTAGCGTGTCTGCTTTGTGGAAAGATCTTTcgagaaaatgatacagaaaaacCAATAAGATGTCAAACCCCAAACTGTCCCGGTTTGTATTGCGAAGAATGCTTCGCTGATTTGAGGAATTTATGTACTGTTTGCCTATCCCCCATTGATTATGGTGATTTATCTGATTTAAGCGAAGAAAA GGATTCTTCTGAGGAAGAAATACCGCCAATAcgagaaagaaaaatcaaagaTGGCAAACGAAAGCAAACAAAACGTTGTATATCCGCTTTCAAAATATGTTCAAGGAAACGGGAAACCTTAGAAGAAGAACCATTGTTACCCATCACAGCTCAAGACAAACAAAAAAGAGgattttttacaagaattttcTGTAGAGAACAGAAAAAGAATAGTGCACAAATAGAAGATTTTCCtctttataaacaaaaatcgaaaagtcaTGTATCGAAACTTTCCCAAGTTGAGTTTAACGAAGAGGAAGAAGGTAACGTAGAAGAATATTCGAGCAAAGAAGAATTGGAAGAAGCAGACATGGAAG tcgTGAATCTCTTGGAAAGCACAGACACAGAAACAGACTCGGGTCAAGTTACTGGAACCGATACATCTACGGATTATTCTTATTCTTATCAATACTCCAAAGATAAGAACGGAATAGATCCATTGGAAATTCCATCCCGAGACGTAGAAAAGCAGTCCATTCCGGATTATGCCAGTATGGACAGTTTTAGACAAGGAATAGATCAATACAAGCAAGAATTTACTTCTGATGAAGAAAATGTTTCATTGGTCTCAAATGGAAACGATACTGatatagaagaaaatgaagaactTCAGAGACTTCTGGTAGGAACGGATTCTTCGAAAATCAGTACAAGCGACGGTACACTCGATAATACGTCTGCTCAGAAAAGTTTTACAGAGTTGACGTCTACTGAAAAAGTTGAAGAACGAATAGATATAGGAACTACTATTTCAG GTGACACTATGGCTAGATTGAGACAAAATCAGCACATCGAGTTCATTGGTGTGAAAAACACTGAcatggaaaaatcaaaaataaaacgtaaaagaaagaagaaaccaaaaaatgATGACAGTATATGCAGTTGCCTGGATTCTGAAGATGCAATTAGATATCTGGAGAAACCATCAGCAGCTGTAATAAGAAAAAGTACTACCTTTACAAGTACCCAAC GTGAAAGACGCCCTAATAGGAAAAGAAGATTATGTGAATGTAgacaaaaaatgtgtaaatgTAATATATCATTAAGTTCTGATGAACCCAACAGTAGTGATTCTTTTCCATTCAAGTCTTCAACTGATTTAAGTTCATCACTTCATcataaaagagaagaaaattatgaggaattcgaaatgAAAGAGAAGGAGGAACGGCATAAAAGCACCCAAGTTAGACAAAAACCAAGGAAACCTAATATGCTGAagatgtttatgaaaaaaattagaccAAAG ATATATGCTATAGATACAAGAGCGgacaacaaaaaaactaaaaacatcaTTCGAACAACGGAAATGAAAATACTATGCGGGTgcacactaagagacagaaagaGAAACACAGACATAAGACACGAATGTGAGGTAGAAGACATAGTCAGATGGGGACGTAAACGTAGAAGAGCTTGGAACGAACACGTGGGCAGGATGACCAAAGAAAGATTAGAAAAGATGGCACGAGACGGTAAACCAGGGACCCGACGACCTTTAGAAAGACCTACAAAAAGATGGATCGATTCATGGAcatcaacatctcaaggatGA